The following DNA comes from Bactrocera neohumeralis isolate Rockhampton unplaced genomic scaffold, APGP_CSIRO_Bneo_wtdbg2-racon-allhic-juicebox.fasta_v2 cluster11, whole genome shotgun sequence.
atatcagaatcATTACAAATAAATCTATCTTTTAGAATCCGACAACGTTACATTAAACGTTGAATAAAACCAGCTTTGGAACAAATATGATCCCAGCAAgttaaaaacagcaaaaaattcaaaactaaaatttgaagaaaaaccaCAAAGATCTGCGAAAAATGCTTGGGCAAAGTTAGCAGATATGAAAGCAAAATGGACGgaagaaaaatatgaagcggaaataaaaataatatatgcggAGCACGAACAAAGAATGAAGCTATTAGAAGAAAGTAACAACCTATCAACGAAGTTGATGAAAGAAAAACAtgatttggaaatgaaaattttagcaGTAGATttggaaagaaagaaaaagaagctggaagggtgaaataaaaaatacatatgtatatgtaaaattataaacGTATTTATTAAACTACAATAAACTGAAGTAATTATCTATTAAACATTTTCTAGTAACATTATTTATTGTATGACTTTCAGCATTGCGATTATTGGGTATATTAATCATATTGTTTACAACatcttcaatttcatttgaaagtGGCGGAGCCATTATATCGCGATTATTGCAGCAGATGTTGCGTAATACTGCTGTTGCAACAATAATGCTTTGGGTTTTTTTCTAGATGCAAGCGCAAGCCCAGGGATAATACCGGAAACCTACGCTTCCAGACTCCATATGAGCGCTCGATACAATTCCGAGTTCTTATAAGAGACTCGTTAAAAAGATTTTCGGCACTCGTATTGACATGCATTAGTGGCGTAATCACGAAGTGGTTATTTTCATAACCACTGTCTGCAATTACTATTCCAGAACCAAATTCTCCAGATTCTAATCGACAATGAATCCGAGAGTTACGGAAAATAGTAGCATCATGAGAGGATCCAGGCCACCGTGCAACGATGTCTATGATGCGGGGATTACTATCACATAACGTCTGGACGTTGATGGAAAATATACCTTTTCTGTTACGAAATAGCTCTGCATCTTCCCCACctgtatataaagtatataaaaagtttttgagtgaagtattttttggactttttttacctggagaaattatttttacatgagtGCAATCAATTGCTGCGATCACTCGAGGAAATTTAGCTAAGTTAAAAAAGTCTCTCTGGGACTTTTTCAGGTCTCTTTCCGTTTTTGGCATATAAATGTGATGGTCTTTTAATTGGGCTATGTGGTGCGAAACTACTGTTATAACTCTTGATACCGTACTTTTAGATACTCCAAATAAATCTCCTACTGTCCTCAACATACTTCCCGTAGCATAAAACCTCAATGTAAGCAAAAGCATTTGTTCTGGTGATAATGCATGATTCCTAAAAGAAATGTATACATAATTGAGTCGTTTAAGGCAATTTAGATGTACCACTTGGTTTTGTGTTCAATTTGTAGTCGAATACAATCGAGCACATTCCAGGCAATGTTTTTGCTAATCCGAAATCTGTCGCGGAAATCTTTATCGTCATATAGCTTGAAGAATTTTGGCCGGCACCTGATTTCTTTTGTTCGTCGCATTATTATAACATTCCAGAGGTCATCGTATTCTGGGTCACTGTCAAAATCCCAATCCCAATctgattccatatttttttcacaaaatataatttgttatatcttattattcttttttcacaaataactgaaaattcaaaacaaaaatcagctgttatttaagcactgcttaagtctccccttttcagtacttaagcattacataagtatgaattgtaaaacaatattttcctgttttatcttatgtacaacataagtatggactgt
Coding sequences within:
- the LOC126765865 gene encoding putative nuclease HARBI1 — translated: MESDWDWDFDSDPEYDDLWNVIIMRRTKEIRCRPKFFKLYDDKDFRDRFRISKNIAWNVLDCIRLQIEHKTKWNHALSPEQMLLLTLRFYATGSMLRTVGDLFGVSKSTVSRVITVVSHHIAQLKDHHIYMPKTERDLKKSQRDFFNLAKFPRVIAAIDCTHVKIISPGGEDAELFRNRKGIFSINVQTLCDSNPRIIDIVARWPGSSHDATIFRNSRIHCRLESGEFGSGIVIADSGYENNHFVITPLMHVNTSAENLFNESLIRTRNCIERSYGVWKLLRNICCNNRDIMAPPLSNEIEDVVNNMINIPNNRNAESHTINNVTRKCLIDNYFSLL